GCgtgagcaaaaaaaacaaaaacggcgAAAAACCTCttctggaggggggtggggcTGCACAGTCTGCACCCGGGCCCTCCCCATGATTAGGTTACTGGTGAATTCTAACGgtcccccattgataaatacaatgctAACAATAGAATgaaataggaatgaatagaacgtgggtgagttctTATTAAgctctgaactcacattttgataaatctgcccccatgtgttttcCAAGTCATGTACACCTATCAacgttcaaatttaaatttttgccacTATTCAAATTTCTTTCTGCACCCATAAACTTCATCATGCCTCGACCTCCCTTTATCGGGCGGTCACAGCAAAAACATTCCACATCACATGGTACAAAATATTATTATGATGTGATGGCAAATTAACTAGAGCAAGGGCCTAGGGGCCCAGCAAGTATTTTCCAGTAACCCCCAACAGGCCAGGCAAACCCTGCCCACCACCTTCACTGGTTTGTCACGTGCCACGTTTACAACCAAATCACTGGCCATCAGCCACCCAGTGCTCACTTTCTGTAGAAAATTAGGTTGAAATATACATATTATCAGAGGTAATGTTTAATACATTGGCAGAAACAGATATCCAGTGCATACACCGATATTCAGTCTCTGTGCCCTTATGAAATATGACTTCTGAAATATGTGCCTCCAACTGGGACTGCATTTTAATAACACCATTCTCTCAGAAACAGGAACGTTGCATCATTGGGAATCATTCCAAATATCAtttacaaaaactcaaaacaaatcaGGAGCAGTCAAACAATTTCTGAAtgttttgaattcaaaaatggtccagatgaaaataaaaatgtacagtaatCTTTATTATTCTCACAGAAACAGAAATTATACATTATCAGGATCCATTCCAAATAAAGTCTGAGAGAAAAACACCCAAACACAAATTGTTCTCTCTGACAAATCTTTGTTGACAATCCTGTTGAAGCAGATGACAGAATATTACTGTGTGGGAGGAATTACTGATTGGGCAAGTTCCAGCTGCTTGTTTTCTTTCAATCTGCCTTCTTTAACAATAtgggctttatttatcaaaatccgattctGATTATTTTAGTTAGataagtctgaccaaactagaatccacaattggactttattattaaaaaaaaatcatgatttaatcggattggggacaaacatgaaaaatcgTGGGAAAATCTGAGTTTCTTTccaaattgctaatttttttcggactttttcctgaaaagcgaGACTGACTATTTTTGacttttcgggctaattccaggcAGGATTGGACTGGGGGCTTaggacccaccagggctgctgtcccagggcccccctccgggcTCCCTTGCTGAGCTACACCTCATGTGTGCATGCACGCTGCGTCACCCGTGACCACCCGATAAAGGAATtctgggtgcagatctgggccggcagggcccacaagagccggggcccagtgggtattttcccggtgtcccgctagcccagtccaaccctgattccagcgcagaccacagaaacttccaaataggataggaacttctcccattgacttatatacaacctcggtaggtctgagatgccagattttcagattcagactttatccatcctcggggtataataaatctctaaaaatttgagggttttttttcccaccaaaaattcggatttttcaagtttttggcattcagactttaataaataaccccctatgtgttactGTTGTCAATATGTTGGCCAGAAACATCCTATTTTTAATATCACACACCAATGTAATAGCTTCCTATTGAAACTCAGCCGAAAGTTGGAAGGTCTGGCCTTTGATATGACATATTGACACTGTAAGTTATTTAAACAGATGGTATAAATAGTATTGTAACTAACTAGTTATGATCGAATCTGTCGCGAAAGCATTGAAGTTAATACGCGCGTTTTGTTCTGGCAACTGTATTGTCTTGCTGACTTTTTAGTGGCAACATTTTTCCGCATTTTCACGAAAAAAGTTGCAAAGTGCGGAGTTTCGCCACACAACCatgcctgcagaaaaaaattctcGCATTAGTAGAACTAACAAATAATTAGATTGTAAAGGAATTGTGATCAATTACATTCTTGTCAGGTATATTTCTATCAAGAACAATAtgtgtataatgaaaaaaataagagCATTTCGAAAAATTAGACATAGCtacaaaataaaaggggtaaacGACAGGGCTCTGGATACAGGTATGAGTCTAGCTTGTTTTGTTAGCTGTTTAGGGGTCCATAGGGTTAAATTCCCCTGTATTCTGGAAATCCCCTGGTGTGAGCAGCTAAGAGTTGGACCTAATTTGGAtatgggagggggagtgagtaCTTTTCCCCCAGTGAAGTACGTCCTGGCACTTCCAGATTTGGGCAAGAGGTGTCACTGTTGTGTAAACATCATATAGTAGTGGTGCCTCGTGATTTGCCTTTTTCCATTCACTCCAAGAGGAAGTGAGTTGCTGCTGGGGCTTCTGCagtataggtagggttgccacctttttgatcTGGCCCTACCAGTTGGTAACGTAAAGGATGGGGGCAGCCAGAGAGGGGCGGGGTTGTGCCATTCTGGGGGCGGGATTATGATGTTTCAGGGTGGAGTCATGGAAGGACTGCAGCTCTTGGATTAGGTGAGTTCTGAGGCAGGCCAGGGGCAgaacaatagggattacaaatttaccggctaatacattgacggtaaatttgtaatatcggccccggccttggcaacCATAAGTATAGGCCAAGGGATTCTAGTCTTAAACTGCCTGAGGCGGTGTTTGCAATGCCCCCTCCCTCGCAACCCGCACTTACCTAAACATCACTGGCGGGTTCTAGGGAACACCATTGCTAGCATCCTAGGGACTGTGACTGTCTTTGTCCTGGAGTGGAGTGTGGGGATTGAGTACTGGTCGAGACTGTGTCAGGGTTGAACTTACCACACAGATTCCCCAGGTTATTGATTTTCATATGTAATTGCATTTTACCCTTTTGCTAGTTTATTTAAAGTTCTGCTTGTTTGCTgcacttgtgtgttttatttgttccTAGTGGAATTCCCCAGTGCCCTCTAGATGGAGGCACTGCATTAAaaattcccagtatctttcatatagcaaaggggattcatAAAGAgatttatgattattatttataataatatagatTAGTATTATTGAGTATACATCCTATACTACACAGGGTGTCACCATAGGGttacatctgtatatatatttttccagttAAGTTAAATGTGTGCATTACCTTTACTACAGATATAATTGTTTCAATAATTCAGTGCAAATCTAGCAAATACTTATATGATATACCCCATTAGCAGCAACCTCTGTTCTGGCAAAAAGTGCAAGGAAAGGGGCACAACACCAAAATATTGCATAGAGCCATTTCCATCTTCATCTTCCACGTTTTCTGATGGAAAAATGGGCTAAAGTAAGAAGGAATGGGGTCACTATATCACTTTTAGAGCTCTACGTGCCTGATTCAAATGTTGCCATTTATATACCAGTGCCCTCTAACACAATAGGTTCCACAACCAACACCAAAGCTGTCCAGGTTCTTCCTTACCATGTCCTGCTCTGACACTTACCAATGGTTAAACATATGAAGAAGGAAGCTGGACCCAATAGGATAACGGCtttaaatgttaggcacccccaagtgattgtattgacttacctgaaaccccgggccagtgctcctatcaggggTTATAACAGTGaacaccacagagtgatcctctttcggcttcttcttgtttcaaatttcccggggcaaacgcatgcgcagttgagccgactttttagttaaagtttggctttttgttctactgctcgTGCGAAGAAAGTGGAAGatagaagaggatcgctccatggtgctcactggtataaccccgggccggtacagttttctgctgataggagcaccggccatgggtatcaggtaagtcaatacaatcacttggggtgcctaacatttggcacccccaagtgcaggattaCTTTCCTTCCTTCCTACCTTTCCTCCTTTAATAacacactgttattaaagcactGACATAGTTATTCTGTTCCAGCTTCTTTTTCTTCATATGTTATGCCAGTGCCCTCACTTTAAACTCCCacttatttgaattattttaaataaacaattttaaatatattaataatatccaCTTTTCACTCAGTGGAAGTTCAGGTTTTTTTACAACAATTTCACCAGCCATTATGTAAATTATTCTTGTCATTCCCGGTAAATTGCCACACTGTCATCCGACGCAGTTTTCACAACAGCAGTACTTTTGAGTGTTTACTAATGGAATCTGGAAACTTTAtggcacatatataaatatggaaGGGGTTTGGCTTGAATAGAgtcaaaaaatataatataagggtTATTTACAATTGGGAAGGCAATCCGCCAagtgaaaaaacaacaaaacttttttgctttttcaacaCTGCCTTCcaatcttttttaaaatgctgcagGGCTCTTTCCTCTATTTCAGCAGTGCTTTATTCATGAAGGGAAAATGGCATATAAGTGTCTCCCACTCCCATCCCTTTAAGGACGTTGGTTACTTAAAAACTGTTTTTCCCCACCAGAAGTGcacactatgttttttttttttttaaaaatgcccctcTGAGTGCTGGGATACCCACAGCAAGATGGAGCTTCTGGTGCAGGCAGCATGTTGTAGCTCTGAGAATTGTACCACAGCTGTTGCTTGTGAAGTACACACGTGTGATGCCACAGGCACGTGCATAAGGAGTACAACGGTACTTGTTTTGCGCATGTCTTCATTAAAAATGGCTGCCTGCACTAGGAGCTCCCTTTAACTTGCACATGGGCTGGCCTGCATCTGCATTAGCTGTGCACTGGACATCGCAATCAAGATTTTCAACGGCATAAAGCATAGGGTACAGTTAAACTAGTGacgtgcgggtcgagaatttcgcAACCCGCACCCGACGctaacctgccccctcccaaaCCGTACTCGCCCCGGGCCCACTCCTTCCCTCTTTTTATAGACTCGCGCCCGCCccgcaatgacatcacaaaaggtgCGGGGGCAGGCAGAAGGCTATAAATTCCTGCGCCAGAAGCCAGCAATACTAGGTCACAGACCACGACCTGAAGATTTGTGCATTAGTCGgcccaaacctgcctgacccgCAGGTTttgggtcggcccacacatcactaaaggtggccatacactgtcagattaaagctgctgatattggtcctttagaccgattcggcagtttatctgcccgtgtgggggctcccgacgggtcctcccgatcaatatcaggccaaaactCGGCCAAATAtcaatcggtcaagtttgattttttgtacaatccaggactgcatcggctagttgatgcagtcctgccaacccatcggagcccattcgtactattgtaatccgatcgttcggcctcACTAATTGCCCTGCTGTTAGtaggcatatcgggttaagatctgctcgtttggcaaccttgccaaacgagcagatcttatagtgtatggccaccttaagtttaaCCTCAGGTGCATGATCACTAAGGGCCAAGTACTTTTACCTGGGGTAATAGTAAATTACAACCACActtaataaagactattttcaCACAGGTCCTGGAGTATCTCAGCATAATGAATAACTACAaacaacaattataaaaaaatcttataaCTTTTATTTTCACTTCATTTAGgttaaaatacagtttttatagGTATTGGTAAAGTTACAGAAGAGATGAAGCCAATGTTATCATGCGGTTTGGCCCACCACCCACCCTAAACCGCATAGATAACATGTTTGGCTGCTACACTGCTGCTTTCTTTCTTGTATCTTCGCCACTTGCTCTAcatatcattttttaattgtaGTAGTTTCACTTAGTGTTTCATGAGAGAATCAGAGGCATGATATAACTCAAGAAGAAGAGAgtgaaaattacaaataatacaatGACTGCAGCAATCACGCACTCTCTTTGCTTGCATAATTTGCTGATGTTGCGCCACCCAGCAAATTTCAGCATTTTAAATATGTTCTGGAACCAGAGAAATGACGTTTCTGGACGCATTGGTTCACTCAGAGTTGGATTTGTATTTGGGGGATCTCTCCCCTTGCCAGCTGGTCTTTTTTCTGCTTCTTGTTCAGTAAGGACCTCTAATGTCAGTTCAACTTTGCCTGTTAAATTGTATTGTTCATCAGTTTCTAAATAGCATGGCCACCATCCTTTTATggatttctttttaaacaaaGATACCATCTGTGGCTTGTCCATTAACTTCAGTGAACACTCCTTTGGTTCTGTTGCTGGCATAATAACATTATTTAAGTCAAGCTCAATACATCCCAAGTAGTCATCTCTGGAGAACTTATCATTATCCCATATCTGAACAAAAAGTTTGGGTGGCAGCTTTATCTCTGTTGCATCAAGACTCCATACGTGTTCCTTTTTAGAAATAGTGCACTGTTGTTCTGCTGGGAAGTAATTAAATGGGAAGACAAATCGCCAGTTAAAGTTGCCTTCTCCATCCAGAGATCTGTAATGTACATCTGTTCTCTGTTTATCGTCTTCGTGGCCAAGAAGCCACCCTTTGACATAAATATCGCTCATTTTCTCTCCAAAGAGGTTTATATCATCAAGGATGACATCTTTGGTGTTCCAGACAATCACGCGTAGAACATATTGCTTAGGTTTGCGAGGTACTATATTAACAGCAGGTCCCGGAGGTCCTAAGCTTTTTGGGAAAATATCCACCCACATTTCCACTCTTCCTTGTGGAATGTCAGGTTGGCAAGTGCTGTACAATGTCCTCGTCTCAACATGTTCTGGAACCAATTCCTGATTATGAAGGGCTTTAAGAGCAAGGCATTCACTTGCTGGTCCAAGGAATTCATGAGCTTTTTCAATACTTGCTGAAGTATACCGTGACCCTGAAAATATCAGTGTTCTCCCGTCATCTTCATAGACAGGAAGCGGTAGTGCTCGACATTTGGCGAAATGCTGTAGGATTTCAGATGGCTTCAGCTgatcccgccatcgatttactCCAGATATGCAATACGTTTCTGGCAGTCCACAATGGCTTCTAAATCCAGAAAGAAGCCTGTTTTCAAGGTCGATAGTTGTTTCACCGACTTTGTCATCTCCTGATAGCGCATCATAGTCATATACAAAAATTTTCAGGTCTTTCTCTTGAGGTATAATGCAGCTCAATTCGTACATTTTTCCAAACATTGGATTTAATGTGTTGGGTACATAGTTCTCCCGGTCTGTAACCACTTTCTTGTTCAATTTCAGTTTGATATAAGGATCACACAATCCATTGTTATCCTTTGGCTGCAGGTCTATGCCTCTCACTATGTATACTCGCACTATGCACTCCTGAGGCCTACTATCTGGCAACTCACGAAAGTGCTGTGGAGGTAGTGGGGCATCTGGATCCTCTGGGATCTGATacatacagaaagatcccttaaactCTCCTGCAACAGTTGGCTCATCATCATAGGTAGCCTTTCCTGTGTATAGCTTGAACGTCTGACAGAAATCTGTAAGTCCGAGGAACTCTGGAACTCTCTCTAACTCACAGTCGTACACTTTTAAGGTATCATATTTCCTCTGGGTGCACAGGTCAGACTTGTCGTGTTCTCCTTTAGAGGCAAAGTACTTTGTCCACCAATCAACATCATCTTCCTCCTCTTTAGCTAGCAGACTTTCTTCTGCACCTTCCATGTCTATCACAACATTGGGACATGTAGTGATAGGTGCAGCTTTAAGGTCTTGATTCATGGTGTAGGGATCACAGTGGAATTCCTCTAGCTGCTCAATAGTACATTGCCCTACAACTTCTTTCCTTCCAAAATGCTTATTGGCTATAACTTTTATAACAATGGGTGGAGTATATATTTCTTCTTGTGGTAAATACACTCTCATGACGATAACTGCACTCTGGAAGTTTGGATTCCTTCCCAATATTCCAGTTATTGCAGCTTGAACCATTTCTCCACCACATTCTACAATAAGAGTTGCAGATCTTGCAGATTCCAAATGACTTATATTTCGTAGGCCCCAAGTAAGTATCTCAATGCTAGTTAGCTTTAGCACTGGCCGAATTCCATCTGGCACCATATAAATATTTGGTGCCCTCTCCGATGGAAGAACAGGTAGATTGCATCCATTGTTTTCTGGAAGGAAAAGTTCTGCGGCCACAAGGATGTCTCCACAGTGTCTTTTTCCCATTGTAACCGGACACCAGAAAAGTTTTGGTGTGTCACTTATATTTGGGTCCAACTTCACCACTGGGAAAAACAAGCTTCGACCAAGGAAATCATCTTCTCCCCTTTGGTCACTGTCATATAATTCAATAACAATGCTAGGAGGATTCTGTTCAATTTCACAGGGCTCTCCAAAAATGTCAATGTCACTAAAGACGAGTGTTTGGTCCCACGTTGGATTGAGGGTACAGTTAATTATTTCTGTCCTCTTGCTttggtaaagaaaagagacatgAGCATATGGATCTGAAAAGCTGTCTCTATCCATTGGCGTGAGACCACGAGCCTGATACAGGTAACATCTAAGATGGTATGTGGAAGCTCTGCCAAATGTACAGGAAACAAAAGGAACATGCTCCCTGTAAAAGTCTCTTGGCTTTTCTATTTGGTCTTCTCTTTGTTTATCTCCATTAACAAGATAGCCTTCCAGGTTAAATATGGAAGATGTTTGAGCACAAGAGACCATATTCCTTATCCAGCACCTTCGACGGAAAGTGTCAGTGCTGCATTTCTTCGTATGAAATCTCCAGCCTGACACTGCAGCATACTCCCATCCTTTGTCCTTCTTTGGAGGCATAACCTCCTCCTTGGGTGTAGAGACTTTGGATCTCCTGCGAACCAATCTTCGACGGCGATTGGTATGATAAGTCTTCTCTGATGAAACCCAGTGCTGTGGCAGGTTATCAGGAGAGGAAGCCTTTCCGTATTCCCAACCATTTTCATCCACAGCCCGGTTCACATCACATTTCCATATATCATCATCCCAGATCCATCCATGAGGGCAGTCAATCTTATCTGGTGAAGATAATTTTTCACCGGTAGCATTAGTGTATGCTTCCTTTGGCTTTTGCCATTTTTCGTTTGAAAGTCGCCTCTCGTGTTCAAACACTTCATCTGTAATTTCTAGGTGCTCGTTATAATCTTCATGTGGTAAGCTCCTTTCATTGTTAACCTGCCAATCGCTTTCCCATTTCCAGCCTTCGggaaccacaaatttttttttcttcagcttcACTGTGCCGGTGGCATCAGAGAATTTGTGGTGATTTAGCAGGAACCTGGAGCTCCATTTACCTGATAACCGTGACTGATTTTCATACATTTCTGCATGAACACTAAAAGTCCCTTGCGCGGATTTGTTAAATTCACTCTCTGCTTCAGACAGTCCCAGCCACAGGATCACACGCAACTGAACTGGAACATGCCTGCCTTCGCTTTTGTCCAGAGGGAACTTAAGAAATATGGTTTGTATCTTTCCACAGAATTTGCCACATGCCTCTCCACCAGTCTTGGAGAAGAGGATCTGATGCGCAGGTATACGGGCGTAGGCCACTCTCTTTTCTGCCTTTATCATCCAGATGATGATGTCTGGCATACTGTTTTGTGGCTCTTCAGACAGCTGTTGTAGTCTGTCTATCCATTCCTCAATCATAGGTAGAGTTGATTTTACATCGGTTACTTCCCTTCTTATTCTGGTAGCTGCCTCCCTGATGTGGGTTAAGGCAGACAACCGAAGTTTTTGCAGATGCACGTCTAACTCATTAACATTATTCTTTCCTACCATAGGAGGCAGTGGTTTCCTAGCATCTTCAATAAGCTGGTCTAATAAACTCTGCCATATTGAAACCGCTTCTGTCTTGGTAACATTTGCTTGTAGTGCCAATTTCAAGGAAGATAAGCCACATTGTAGTCGATCTGTTAGGGCAGTAAAAATATTCACTGCATCCAGACGGTGGCTTATATCTTCCCAATATGATGTTAATGCTACTACTGGCTTTGAGGCATACCATGGTATGTAATAGTAGAAGTTGCCATCAAAAAGAGGTTGTCTATATTGTGTGGTTGATGGCAGTGCCTTACATGTGCTGTCAAATTTGTTGCCATAATTGCCAATGCTCACTTCAAACTGTACAGCTTCACTGGCATCTTGCAACATAGTAGCAGAATGGAATACTGCACACAAGCTGTATTTCTGCTTGAACTGGTATTTCTCAACAGCAAGAACGTCCTGTTTAGAGATGTCTTCAATCCCCTTTGTGGATTCATCCAACGAAGAAGTAATCTCCACTAAAATTCTTCCTCGATAAGCAATACCTTctccttttccataattcagttcATCATAGTGGTCGGGATAGCGTTTGAACTCCCTTGGACTTCCATACAGGTTTATATAGCTTGGTCCAAAGGTtggtaaaaagcctttatttaggcCAGTCCCTTCAAAACCAGTAGCTGGTGAAAAAATCTTGGACAGGGCCAAGTTGGCTGTTCCCACTATGTCATTCTTATTTGCTCTGTCCCAGTCATACACTCTAAGCCTAACATTATCGCACATTGATGGGATCTTCATAGGCAGAGTGATGGCTTGATTCCATATGGGACAGCAACTCTCCTTAATTATTTTCGTTTGTACTTTCTCCCCAGCAAATGCAGCCTCTATAAAGGGATCCGCTAAATTCTTCTTGTCAACAGTTGACCTGAAGAGTCCCTTTATGCTTCTCATAAAAGTATCATCCATCTGGGGAATATCATTAGCTCTGTAGATTTTGACAACAGACGTTACAGTCTGCCGAACTACCCCACTTGTTAACAGTAGATTATTTTCCACATCATCATCCTCATGGTGTCCTGCAGTTTCAGTCGGTGCCTGATCTCCTCTTCCAAGAATAAAGATGCTTAACTTTAGATAGCCTCTTGTTGATAAGGCTGTATCTTTAGGTATACTCAGGGCAACCCATTTTCTTATAACTGCATGACCTGGTTCATCATATATGAATCCAGCATCAATCATAAATTCACCAATCAGGCTGTCTGCTCTAAATGCACGAGACCTAAGTGCCTGAATGGTTATAGGCTCCATACGCAGATCGGAAAGTGATCGGTGCATGTCGTAAGTCAGCATCTGATTAAAGGGAGGATTATTACCAGACAGTATTCTAGTATGTTGAGTCTGGTGTCCAATTTTAACCTTTACAACTGGCTTGATATTGTTTCCAGTCAGCTGACGTCCTTCTATTATCCGAACCTGAATCTTAAATTCTTGAGCATTTTCATTCTTCTCTATTTGTGAGGGAATGTTAAATGGCTGGTTGGCTTGCTGTTGTTTTTGCTGCTTAGGAGTGCTAGCAATTTCACTCACCACAGCTCTTCCTTCCTCAGCAACAATCTCAGCAACTTCATGAGTTTTTTCTATCACTGGTGCGTATTGTTCTTCTAAATCCTTTggtttctttgatttttttctaaataattttccCATCATTCGAAATGGTTTTGTAATAGTGCTTGAAAATTTTCTAGTTTTGGAGA
This sequence is a window from Xenopus laevis strain J_2021 chromosome 7S, Xenopus_laevis_v10.1, whole genome shotgun sequence. Protein-coding genes within it:
- the LOC121396273 gene encoding myoferlin-like gives rise to the protein MEVSKTRKFSSTITKPFRMMGKLFRKKSKKPKDLEEQYAPVIEKTHEVAEIVAEEGRAVVSEIASTPKQQKQQQANQPFNIPSQIEKNENAQEFKIQVRIIEGRQLTGNNIKPVVKVKIGHQTQHTRILSGNNPPFNQMLTYDMHRSLSDLRMEPITIQALRSRAFRADSLIGEFMIDAGFIYDEPGHAVIRKWVALSIPKDTALSTRGYLKLSIFILGRGDQAPTETAGHHEDDDVENNLLLTSGVVRQTVTSVVKIYRANDIPQMDDTFMRSIKGLFRSTVDKKNLADPFIEAAFAGEKVQTKIIKESCCPIWNQAITLPMKIPSMCDNVRLRVYDWDRANKNDIVGTANLALSKIFSPATGFEGTGLNKGFLPTFGPSYINLYGSPREFKRYPDHYDELNYGKGEGIAYRGRILVEITSSLDESTKGIEDISKQDVLAVEKYQFKQKYSLCAVFHSATMLQDASEAVQFEVSIGNYGNKFDSTCKALPSTTQYRQPLFDGNFYYYIPWYASKPVVALTSYWEDISHRLDAVNIFTALTDRLQCGLSSLKLALQANVTKTEAVSIWQSLLDQLIEDARKPLPPMVGKNNVNELDVHLQKLRLSALTHIREAATRIRREVTDVKSTLPMIEEWIDRLQQLSEEPQNSMPDIIIWMIKAEKRVAYARIPAHQILFSKTGGEACGKFCGKIQTIFLKFPLDKSEGRHVPVQLRVILWLGLSEAESEFNKSAQGTFSVHAEMYENQSRLSGKWSSRFLLNHHKFSDATGTVKLKKKKFVVPEGWKWESDWQVNNERSLPHEDYNEHLEITDEVFEHERRLSNEKWQKPKEAYTNATGEKLSSPDKIDCPHGWIWDDDIWKCDVNRAVDENGWEYGKASSPDNLPQHWVSSEKTYHTNRRRRLVRRRSKVSTPKEEVMPPKKDKGWEYAAVSGWRFHTKKCSTDTFRRRCWIRNMVSCAQTSSIFNLEGYLVNGDKQREDQIEKPRDFYREHVPFVSCTFGRASTYHLRCYLYQARGLTPMDRDSFSDPYAHVSFLYQSKRTEIINCTLNPTWDQTLVFSDIDIFGEPCEIEQNPPSIVIELYDSDQRGEDDFLGRSLFFPVVKLDPNISDTPKLFWCPVTMGKRHCGDILVAAELFLPENNGCNLPVLPSERAPNIYMVPDGIRPVLKLTSIEILTWGLRNISHLESARSATLIVECGGEMVQAAITGILGRNPNFQSAVIVMRVYLPQEEIYTPPIVIKVIANKHFGRKEVVGQCTIEQLEEFHCDPYTMNQDLKAAPITTCPNVVIDMEGAEESLLAKEEEDDVDWWTKYFASKGEHDKSDLCTQRKYDTLKVYDCELERVPEFLGLTDFCQTFKLYTGKATYDDEPTVAGEFKGSFCMYQIPEDPDAPLPPQHFRELPDSRPQECIVRVYIVRGIDLQPKDNNGLCDPYIKLKLNKKVVTDRENYVPNTLNPMFGKMYELSCIIPQEKDLKIFVYDYDALSGDDKVGETTIDLENRLLSGFRSHCGLPETYCISGVNRWRDQLKPSEILQHFAKCRALPLPVYEDDGRTLIFSGSRYTSASIEKAHEFLGPASECLALKALHNQELVPEHVETRTLYSTCQPDIPQGRVEMWVDIFPKSLGPPGPAVNIVPRKPKQYVLRVIVWNTKDVILDDINLFGEKMSDIYVKGWLLGHEDDKQRTDVHYRSLDGEGNFNWRFVFPFNYFPAEQQCTISKKEHVWSLDATEIKLPPKLFVQIWDNDKFSRDDYLGCIELDLNNVIMPATEPKECSLKLMDKPQMVSLFKKKSIKGWWPCYLETDEQYNLTGKVELTLEVLTEQEAEKRPAGKGRDPPNTNPTLSEPMRPETSFLWFQNIFKMLKFAGWRNISKLCKQRECVIAAVIVLFVIFTLFFLSYIMPLILS